The proteins below come from a single Pseudomonadota bacterium genomic window:
- a CDS encoding GIY-YIG nuclease family protein: protein RPVRLVYVEICSTPSIALKREAEIKKLSRAQKLLLIRNSTG from the coding sequence CGGCCGGTAAGGTTGGTCTATGTCGAAATCTGTTCCACTCCTTCCATCGCCTTAAAGCGGGAAGCGGAGATAAAGAAATTATCCAGAGCACAGAAATTGCTGCTAATAAGAAACAGTACCGGCTGA